From Paracoccus suum, the proteins below share one genomic window:
- the nrdF gene encoding class 1b ribonucleoside-diphosphate reductase subunit beta has protein sequence MKDLPTHARAVPRAINWNRLQDDKDLEVWSRLTVNFWLPEKVPLSNDIPSWATLTPNERQLTIRVFTGLTLLDTIQSAVGAPVLMGDAQTPHEEAVLANIAFMEAVHARSYSSIFSTLCLTPEVDAAFRWSEENPHLQAKARLILDEYDAPADPLRRKIASVFLESFLFYSGFYLPMYWSSRAKLTNTADLIRLIIRDEAIHGYYIGYKFQRALERLPEAERAAIKDFAFSLIFDLYEIEAKYTAELYDDLGLTADVKAFLHYNANKALQNLGFEALFPPAACEVDPAIMAALSPGSENHDFFSGSGSSYVIGKAVATEDTDWDF, from the coding sequence ATGAAAGACTTGCCGACCCATGCCCGCGCGGTGCCTCGCGCGATCAACTGGAACCGCCTTCAGGACGACAAGGACCTGGAGGTCTGGTCGCGCCTGACGGTCAATTTCTGGCTGCCCGAAAAGGTGCCGCTGTCGAACGACATTCCCAGTTGGGCGACGCTGACGCCGAATGAGCGGCAGTTGACCATTCGCGTCTTCACCGGCCTGACCCTGCTCGACACCATCCAGTCGGCGGTCGGCGCGCCGGTGCTGATGGGCGATGCGCAGACCCCACATGAGGAGGCCGTTCTGGCCAACATCGCCTTCATGGAGGCGGTGCATGCGCGCAGCTATTCCTCGATTTTCTCGACCTTGTGCCTTACGCCCGAGGTTGACGCCGCCTTCCGCTGGTCCGAGGAGAACCCACATCTGCAGGCCAAGGCGCGGCTGATCCTTGATGAGTATGACGCCCCCGCCGACCCGCTGCGGCGCAAGATCGCCAGCGTGTTCCTGGAAAGCTTCCTGTTCTATTCAGGCTTCTATCTGCCGATGTACTGGTCCAGCCGGGCCAAACTGACCAATACCGCCGACCTGATCCGCCTCATCATCCGCGACGAGGCGATCCACGGCTATTACATCGGCTACAAGTTCCAGCGCGCGCTGGAGCGCCTGCCCGAGGCCGAGCGCGCCGCGATCAAGGACTTTGCTTTCTCGCTGATCTTCGATCTTTACGAGATCGAGGCGAAATACACGGCCGAGCTTTATGACGACCTGGGCCTGACCGCCGACGTCAAAGCGTTCCTGCACTACAACGCCAACAAGGCGCTGCAGAACCTCGGGTTCGAGGCGCTGTTTCCGCCGGCCGCCTGCGAGGTCGATCCGGCGATCATGGCCGCACTGTCGCCGGGCAGCGAGAACCACGACTTCTTCTCGGGCTCCGGGTCCAGCTATGTCATCGGCAAGGCGGTGGCGACCGAGGATACCGACTGGGATTTCTAG
- the nrdH gene encoding glutaredoxin-like protein NrdH: MTSAITVYSTPACVQCTATTKALSARGLDYQIVDLTADGEAMSMVAGLGYRQAPVVVAGESHWSGFRPDLIGALG; this comes from the coding sequence ATGACCAGCGCCATCACCGTTTATTCCACCCCCGCCTGCGTTCAGTGCACCGCGACGACCAAGGCGCTCAGCGCCCGGGGGTTGGACTACCAGATCGTCGATCTGACGGCCGACGGCGAGGCGATGTCGATGGTCGCCGGTTTGGGGTATCGTCAGGCACCTGTTGTGGTCGCGGGCGAATCGCATTGGTCGGGCTTTCGCCCCGACCTGATCGGCGCGCTCGGCTAG
- a CDS encoding DUF1489 family protein — translation MTQHLNLMKLCVGCGSPGELEQWQRRFGEGPAEHVTRMWPTREAELLAGGSIFWVFKGVMLARQRLLRLDERTGTDGIRRCALILDRRVVRTSAMPRRPFQGWRYLRQADSPQDVSEERAAEPVLPPHLLRELAEMGLR, via the coding sequence ATGACCCAGCACCTCAACCTGATGAAACTTTGCGTCGGCTGCGGCTCGCCCGGCGAGCTGGAACAGTGGCAGCGCCGCTTTGGCGAGGGGCCGGCAGAACATGTCACCCGCATGTGGCCGACACGCGAGGCGGAACTGCTGGCCGGGGGGTCGATCTTCTGGGTGTTCAAAGGGGTGATGCTGGCCCGCCAGCGGCTGCTGAGGCTGGACGAGCGCACAGGCACCGACGGCATTCGCCGCTGCGCGCTGATCCTTGACCGGCGGGTGGTGCGCACCTCGGCCATGCCGCGCCGCCCGTTCCAGGGCTGGCGCTACCTCAGGCAGGCCGATTCCCCGCAGGACGTGTCCGAGGAGCGCGCGGCCGAGCCGGTGCTGCCGCCGCATCTGTTGCGCGAGTTGGCCGAGATGGGCCTGCGCTGA
- the nrdI gene encoding class Ib ribonucleoside-diphosphate reductase assembly flavoprotein NrdI, with the protein MAGVWYFSSRSGNTRRFVEALGMPAHRIGREGADTPDGPYVLICPTYGDGEGRGAVPKPVIQFLNDPQNRIRLAGVIGAGNRSFGSSFAQAADVIAEKCKVPLLYKFELAGTETDLARVDAGLKRLWGNECLTTA; encoded by the coding sequence ATGGCCGGGGTCTGGTATTTCTCGTCGCGCAGTGGCAACACCCGGCGCTTCGTCGAGGCACTGGGCATGCCAGCGCACCGGATTGGCCGCGAGGGCGCCGACACCCCGGATGGCCCGTATGTGCTGATCTGCCCGACCTATGGCGATGGCGAGGGGAGGGGCGCGGTGCCTAAGCCCGTGATCCAGTTCCTGAACGATCCGCAGAACCGCATCCGGCTTGCCGGCGTAATCGGCGCGGGCAACCGCAGTTTTGGCAGCAGCTTCGCGCAGGCCGCCGATGTGATCGCCGAAAAATGCAAGGTGCCGCTGCTCTACAAGTTCGAGCTGGCTGGCACCGAAACCGACCTTGCCCGCGTTGATGCGGGACTGAAGCGCCTTTGGGGGAATGAATGCTTGACCACGGCCTGA
- a CDS encoding RidA family protein — translation MSDIKRFETSARMSMAVVHNGVAYLAGQVGEPTKDISGQTQDCLDRVEALLAQVGTDKSRILSAQIWLADMADFAAMNAVWDAWVPRGSAPARATGEAKLATPDYKVEVIVTAAV, via the coding sequence ATGAGCGATATCAAACGATTCGAGACGAGCGCCCGGATGAGCATGGCGGTCGTGCATAACGGCGTTGCCTATCTGGCCGGCCAGGTCGGCGAGCCGACCAAGGACATCTCGGGCCAGACGCAGGATTGCCTCGACCGGGTCGAGGCGCTGCTGGCGCAGGTCGGCACCGACAAGAGCCGCATCCTCAGCGCGCAGATCTGGCTGGCCGACATGGCCGATTTCGCCGCCATGAACGCAGTCTGGGATGCGTGGGTCCCGCGCGGCAGCGCCCCTGCCCGCGCCACCGGCGAGGCCAAGCTGGCGACCCCCGACTACAAGGTCGAGGTCATCGTCACCGCCGCCGTCTGA
- a CDS encoding putative quinol monooxygenase, whose product MPNVHLNGLISCKTEAEAAVLREHLPAHLSLTLAEPGCVAFSVTPEGPRGWRVAETFVDEAAFAAHQRRAAASDWGRVTAGFVRDYLITRDD is encoded by the coding sequence ATGCCGAATGTCCATCTGAACGGGCTGATCAGCTGCAAAACCGAGGCCGAGGCTGCCGTCCTGCGCGAGCACCTGCCCGCCCACCTGTCGCTGACGCTCGCCGAGCCGGGATGCGTCGCCTTTTCCGTCACGCCCGAAGGGCCGCGCGGCTGGCGCGTGGCGGAAACCTTTGTCGACGAGGCCGCCTTCGCCGCCCACCAACGCCGTGCCGCCGCCAGCGACTGGGGGCGCGTCACCGCGGGCTTTGTCCGCGACTATCTCATCACCCGCGACGACTAG
- the nusB gene encoding transcription antitermination factor NusB, translating to MSQPDQSERRARIQRRSSAARIYAVQALFQMEAAGQSAERVETEFRHWRIAAPDADGPGIESPEADEELFGRILDDAVTWQARIDQMTDRALVDRWPLDRIDPVLRAVFRAAGAELMAAKAPSRVVISEYMRVAEAFFAEGPEVKLVNAVLDQVARAARPEAFGA from the coding sequence ATGAGCCAACCCGACCAGTCAGAGCGCCGAGCCCGCATCCAGCGGCGCAGCAGCGCCGCGCGCATCTACGCCGTGCAGGCCCTGTTCCAGATGGAGGCCGCCGGCCAGTCGGCCGAGCGTGTCGAGACCGAGTTTCGCCACTGGCGCATCGCCGCGCCCGACGCCGATGGGCCGGGCATTGAATCGCCCGAGGCGGACGAAGAGCTGTTCGGCCGCATCCTCGACGATGCTGTTACCTGGCAGGCGCGGATCGACCAGATGACCGACCGTGCGCTCGTCGACCGCTGGCCGCTCGACCGGATCGACCCGGTCCTGCGCGCGGTGTTCCGTGCAGCTGGCGCCGAGTTGATGGCGGCCAAGGCGCCGTCACGCGTGGTCATTTCGGAATACATGCGGGTGGCCGAGGCATTCTTTGCCGAGGGCCCCGAAGTCAAGCTGGTGAACGCAGTCCTCGACCAGGTCGCGCGCGCCGCCAGGCCCGAGGCATTCGGGGCCTGA
- the nrdE gene encoding class 1b ribonucleoside-diphosphate reductase subunit alpha → MLDHGLTATRDYHALNAMLNLYDADGRINFAADRMAARQFFLQHVNQNTVFFHSLDEKLGYLVDEGYYEREVLAQYPKAFLHDIWYAAFARKFRFPTFLGAFKYYTSYTLKTRDGARYLERYEDRVVMVALALARGDQDFAMRLMDEIISGRFQPATPTFLNAGKAQRGELVSCFLLRLEDNMESIGRSINSALQLSKRGGGVALMLTNLREAGAPIKGIENQSSGVVPVMKLLEDSFSYANQLGARQGAGAVYLNAHHPDIMRFLDTKRENADEKTRIKTLSLGVVLPDITFQLARDNEDMHLFSPHDVERVYGVPFSEISVSEKYAEMLDDKRIRKTKIKARAFFQTLAEIQFESGYPYIMFEDTVNRANPIAGRIAMSNLCSEILQVSEASTFHEDLSYDHMGTDISCNLGSLNIAAAMDSPDFGATVDSAIRALSAVSEMSAIDAVPSIRKGNDDSHAIGLGQMNLHGYLAREGLYYGSPEAIEFTSVYFAAIAFHALSASNRLAQEKGRSFVGFEKSKYADGSYFDRYTSRDWLPEHPAVAALFAHVALPTRDDWAALRERVMASGLWNRNLQAVPPTGSISYINNSTSSIHPIVAKIEIRKEGKIGRVYYPAPFMTNDNLDLYRDAYEIGPDAIIDTYAAATEHVDQGLSLTLFFPAEATTRDINRAQIYAWKRGIKTLYYVRLRQTALEGTEVQGCVSCTL, encoded by the coding sequence ATGCTTGACCACGGCCTGACGGCGACGCGCGATTACCATGCGCTGAATGCGATGCTGAACCTGTATGACGCGGACGGGCGGATCAATTTCGCTGCCGACCGCATGGCCGCGCGTCAGTTCTTTTTGCAGCATGTCAATCAGAACACGGTCTTCTTTCACTCGCTGGATGAAAAGCTGGGTTATCTGGTCGATGAGGGTTATTACGAGCGCGAGGTCCTGGCGCAATATCCCAAGGCTTTCCTGCACGACATCTGGTATGCCGCATTCGCGCGGAAATTCCGTTTCCCGACCTTCCTCGGCGCGTTCAAGTATTACACCTCCTATACTCTGAAAACCCGCGACGGCGCCCGCTATCTGGAGCGTTACGAGGACCGGGTGGTCATGGTCGCGCTCGCCCTCGCGCGCGGCGATCAGGATTTCGCCATGCGCCTGATGGACGAGATCATTTCCGGCCGCTTTCAGCCAGCGACGCCGACCTTCCTGAACGCGGGCAAGGCCCAGCGCGGGGAACTGGTGTCCTGCTTCCTGCTGCGGCTGGAAGACAACATGGAATCGATTGGCCGCAGCATCAATTCGGCCCTGCAATTGTCCAAGCGCGGCGGCGGCGTCGCCCTGATGCTGACCAACCTGCGCGAGGCGGGGGCCCCGATCAAGGGGATCGAGAACCAGTCGTCGGGCGTCGTGCCGGTGATGAAACTGCTTGAGGACAGCTTCAGCTATGCCAACCAGCTGGGCGCGCGGCAGGGCGCGGGCGCGGTCTATCTGAACGCGCACCATCCCGACATCATGCGTTTCCTGGACACCAAGCGGGAAAATGCGGACGAAAAGACCCGCATCAAGACCCTGTCGCTGGGCGTGGTCCTCCCTGACATTACCTTCCAGCTGGCGCGTGACAACGAGGACATGCACCTGTTCTCGCCCCACGACGTAGAGAGGGTCTATGGCGTGCCGTTCTCGGAAATCTCGGTCAGCGAGAAATATGCCGAGATGCTGGACGACAAGCGCATCCGCAAGACCAAGATCAAGGCCCGTGCCTTCTTCCAGACCCTGGCCGAGATCCAGTTCGAATCCGGCTATCCCTACATCATGTTCGAGGACACGGTGAATCGCGCCAATCCGATTGCCGGGCGCATCGCCATGTCCAATCTGTGCTCCGAGATCCTGCAGGTCAGTGAGGCTTCGACCTTTCACGAGGATCTGAGCTACGATCACATGGGCACGGATATTTCGTGCAACCTCGGCTCGCTGAACATTGCCGCGGCGATGGACAGCCCGGATTTCGGTGCGACCGTCGATTCCGCCATTCGTGCGCTGAGTGCTGTGTCGGAAATGTCGGCCATCGATGCGGTCCCGTCGATCCGCAAGGGAAATGACGACAGCCACGCCATCGGCCTTGGCCAGATGAACCTGCATGGCTACCTAGCGCGCGAGGGGCTTTATTACGGCAGCCCCGAGGCAATCGAATTCACCTCGGTCTATTTCGCGGCGATCGCGTTTCATGCGCTGTCCGCCTCGAACCGGCTGGCGCAGGAAAAGGGGCGCAGCTTCGTCGGATTCGAAAAGTCAAAATACGCCGATGGCAGCTATTTCGACCGCTACACCAGCCGCGACTGGCTGCCAGAGCATCCGGCCGTGGCGGCCCTGTTCGCGCATGTCGCCCTTCCGACCCGCGATGACTGGGCCGCGCTGCGCGAGCGGGTGATGGCTAGCGGCCTCTGGAACCGTAACCTGCAGGCGGTGCCCCCGACGGGCTCGATCAGCTATATCAACAACTCGACGAGCTCGATCCACCCGATCGTCGCCAAAATCGAGATTCGCAAGGAAGGCAAGATCGGTCGCGTCTATTACCCGGCGCCGTTCATGACCAACGACAACCTCGACCTTTATCGCGACGCCTACGAGATCGGGCCCGACGCGATCATCGACACCTATGCCGCGGCGACCGAGCATGTCGATCAGGGCCTGTCGCTGACGCTGTTCTTTCCGGCCGAAGCGACCACCCGAGACATCAACCGCGCCCAGATCTATGCTTGGAAACGCGGCATCAAGACGCTCTATTACGTGCGCCTGCGCCAGACGGCCCTCGAGGGGACCGAGGTGCAGGGCTGCGTTTCCTGCACCCTGTGA
- a CDS encoding sulfite exporter TauE/SafE family protein, giving the protein MTEFILLFVAGFVGGMMNTVAGGGTFVTFPALVLYGIPEVSANATATLSALPGYLAGALGFRREVQRFDRRLLVRLTLWTLLGSAIGSGLLLVSSNAAFRILVPFLLLVATLVFMFGEQVRDYAARHSRGVTAFGAGTLLPVAIYGGYFNGGLGIVLLALFALWGMRDLHEMNGLKTWLSFALSVISAVIFTVGGKIVWVPALVMMAGNTAGGYLGAPVARRLPRSVLRGLIAVIGFGMTTLFFRRLFL; this is encoded by the coding sequence ATGACAGAATTCATCTTGCTGTTCGTTGCAGGTTTCGTCGGCGGGATGATGAACACGGTCGCCGGTGGCGGCACCTTCGTCACTTTCCCGGCCCTGGTGCTTTACGGCATCCCCGAGGTTTCGGCCAATGCCACGGCGACCCTGTCGGCCCTGCCCGGCTACCTGGCCGGCGCCCTCGGCTTTCGCCGCGAGGTGCAGAGGTTTGACCGCCGTCTGCTGGTGCGGCTGACCCTGTGGACCCTGCTTGGCAGCGCCATCGGATCTGGTCTGCTGTTGGTTTCGTCCAATGCCGCGTTCCGGATTCTCGTGCCGTTCCTGCTGCTGGTCGCGACGCTGGTGTTCATGTTCGGCGAGCAGGTGCGCGATTACGCAGCCCGCCACAGCCGCGGCGTCACCGCCTTTGGCGCGGGCACGCTGTTGCCGGTCGCCATCTACGGCGGCTATTTCAACGGTGGCCTTGGCATCGTGCTGCTGGCGCTGTTCGCGCTGTGGGGCATGCGCGACCTGCACGAGATGAACGGGCTGAAAACCTGGCTCAGCTTTGCGCTGTCGGTGATTTCGGCGGTCATCTTTACGGTGGGCGGCAAGATCGTCTGGGTGCCGGCGCTGGTCATGATGGCCGGCAACACCGCGGGCGGCTATCTGGGGGCACCTGTCGCGCGCCGCCTGCCGCGTTCGGTACTGCGCGGGTTGATTGCCGTGATCGGCTTCGGCATGACGACCCTGTTCTTTAGAAGACTGTTTCTGTGA
- a CDS encoding GNAT family N-acetyltransferase has product MIILREAGAADAPAIAAIYAALIADTTITFRSAPTSTEDRAAWIAERQASGFPVMVSERDGDVLGYASYGPFRGLDGYRLTVEHTIALSPAARGQGLGRELMQALIARARSDGLHVMVGALSSDNAASRRMHAALGFTLAGTLPQTGQKFGRWLNLELWQLLLDGRERP; this is encoded by the coding sequence ATGATCATTTTGCGAGAGGCGGGGGCGGCTGACGCCCCCGCCATCGCCGCGATTTATGCAGCCCTGATCGCGGACACGACGATCACCTTTCGCAGCGCCCCGACCTCGACCGAGGACCGGGCAGCCTGGATCGCGGAACGGCAGGCTTCGGGGTTCCCCGTTATGGTGTCAGAGCGGGACGGAGACGTTCTCGGCTACGCCAGCTACGGTCCCTTTCGCGGGCTCGACGGCTATCGCCTCACGGTCGAGCATACCATCGCCCTTTCCCCAGCCGCACGCGGGCAGGGACTGGGACGAGAATTGATGCAGGCGCTAATTGCGCGGGCGCGCTCGGACGGGCTGCACGTCATGGTCGGTGCGCTGTCGTCCGACAACGCGGCATCGCGCCGTATGCACGCGGCGCTCGGCTTCACCCTCGCGGGCACCCTGCCCCAGACCGGCCAGAAATTCGGCCGCTGGCTGAACCTGGAGCTTTGGCAGTTGCTGCTGGACGGGCGCGAACGCCCCTAG
- a CDS encoding AEC family transporter, translating to MLIVLATLLPDLALIALGGWLVRRTGAEVWRGIDRINFDLLLPALLFLAAARRPASLADLGTIGLSIWALAGIGLLAGMLLMPNAGPQARLDFAGQWQTCWRFSTPLAFVAVAAFPDRVQGLMGVAVGAGVPISNLLAVTVLSRGGGLGFGATLLRVALNPFLLASLAGLAVGLLDLHPPGPLMAMAQRLADAAIPMALLSMGATLDWQALHRPRPREAAFVAIKLLALPLAALVLGLVLGLPADQRAVLLLIAALPTAPSAHVLAGVFGANPRPVATLIAQGTIAAALTLPVWMVLALHFQG from the coding sequence ATGCTGATCGTTCTCGCGACATTGCTGCCGGATCTTGCGCTGATCGCGCTGGGAGGCTGGCTGGTGCGGCGCACTGGCGCCGAGGTGTGGCGCGGAATCGACCGGATCAATTTCGACCTGCTGCTGCCGGCGTTGCTGTTTCTGGCGGCGGCACGGCGGCCTGCCTCGCTCGCGGATCTCGGCACGATAGGTTTGTCGATCTGGGCGCTCGCGGGGATCGGGCTGCTGGCGGGCATGCTGCTGATGCCGAACGCCGGCCCGCAGGCACGGCTGGATTTTGCCGGACAGTGGCAAACCTGCTGGCGCTTCAGCACGCCGCTGGCCTTTGTTGCCGTCGCCGCGTTCCCGGACCGGGTCCAGGGCTTGATGGGGGTCGCGGTCGGGGCAGGGGTGCCGATCTCGAATCTGCTGGCGGTGACAGTGCTGTCGCGTGGCGGCGGCCTTGGTTTCGGGGCGACGTTGCTGCGGGTGGCGTTGAACCCGTTCCTGCTGGCCAGTCTTGCCGGCCTCGCGGTCGGCCTGCTGGACCTGCATCCACCGGGGCCGTTGATGGCCATGGCGCAACGCCTTGCCGATGCGGCGATCCCGATGGCGCTGCTGTCAATGGGCGCGACCCTCGATTGGCAGGCGCTGCATCGCCCGCGCCCCCGCGAGGCAGCTTTCGTCGCGATCAAGCTGCTGGCTCTGCCGCTTGCGGCCTTGGTTCTGGGATTGGTACTCGGCCTGCCGGCCGATCAGCGCGCGGTCCTGTTGCTGATCGCGGCGTTGCCGACCGCGCCTTCGGCGCATGTCCTTGCCGGGGTCTTTGGCGCCAACCCGCGCCCTGTTGCCACTCTGATCGCGCAGGGCACCATCGCGGCCGCACTGACGCTGCCCGTCTGGATGGTGCTGGCACTGCATTTTCAGGGATGA
- a CDS encoding SspB family protein — MAGGIDYGSMMHRAMQGLISDVLTGVAEHGLPGDHHFFITFDTREDGVEMADWLRARYPAEMTIVIQHWFEGLEITPDAFAVTLNFGNAAERLRIPFDALRTFVDPSVEFGLRFETQEEDEDDDAEMTPEEVPDAPTQVDAPEAERGSAEVVSLDKWRK; from the coding sequence ATGGCAGGCGGAATCGATTACGGCAGCATGATGCACCGCGCCATGCAGGGACTCATTTCCGACGTCCTCACCGGCGTTGCAGAGCATGGCTTGCCCGGTGACCACCACTTCTTCATCACCTTCGACACCCGCGAGGACGGGGTCGAGATGGCGGATTGGCTGCGCGCGCGATATCCGGCCGAGATGACCATCGTCATCCAACACTGGTTCGAAGGCCTCGAAATCACGCCCGACGCCTTCGCCGTCACGCTCAATTTCGGCAACGCGGCGGAGCGGCTGCGAATTCCGTTCGACGCCCTGCGTACCTTCGTCGACCCCTCGGTCGAATTCGGCCTGCGGTTCGAGACGCAGGAAGAGGACGAGGATGACGACGCCGAAATGACCCCGGAGGAGGTCCCGGACGCCCCGACCCAGGTCGACGCCCCAGAGGCAGAGCGCGGCTCGGCCGAGGTCGTCAGCCTCGACAAGTGGCGCAAGTAG
- the ribB gene encoding 3,4-dihydroxy-2-butanone-4-phosphate synthase, translating to MFEQPGPVERDWSDAISNIESIIEDARNGRMFILVDHEDRENEGDLVIPAQMATPDAINFMATYGRGLICLALPGARIDALGLPLMSPRNSSRHETAFTLSIEAREGVTTGISAHDRARTVAVAIDQAHGAADIATPGHVFPLRARDGGVLVRAGHTEAAVDIARLAGLNPSGVICEIMKDDGSMARLPDLIAFAQRHGLKIGTISDLIAYRRRHDNLIAERGQARVTSAHGGDWMMRIFADETHGAEHLVLTRGDLTAPGPVMVRMHALDPMHDVLGIARPSAGDLPQAMRMIAEEGRGVVVLLRDVEPRVTRPGEVSPQVLRQYGVGAQILSALGLSELIVLSNTDRSRVVGLDAYGLSIHSTRPIPQTDPKD from the coding sequence ATGTTTGAACAGCCCGGCCCGGTGGAGCGGGACTGGTCCGATGCCATCTCGAACATCGAGTCCATCATCGAGGACGCCCGCAACGGCCGGATGTTCATCCTTGTCGATCACGAGGACCGCGAGAACGAGGGTGATCTGGTCATACCGGCGCAGATGGCGACGCCGGATGCGATCAACTTCATGGCGACCTATGGCCGCGGGCTGATCTGCCTTGCCCTGCCGGGGGCGCGCATCGACGCCCTCGGCCTGCCGCTCATGTCGCCGCGCAACTCCAGCCGGCACGAGACAGCTTTTACCCTGTCCATCGAAGCACGTGAGGGGGTCACGACCGGCATCAGCGCCCATGACCGCGCCCGGACCGTCGCCGTGGCTATCGACCAGGCGCATGGCGCGGCAGACATCGCCACCCCTGGCCACGTCTTTCCGCTGCGCGCCCGTGACGGTGGCGTGCTGGTGCGCGCCGGGCATACCGAGGCTGCGGTCGATATCGCCCGGCTCGCCGGGCTGAACCCTTCGGGCGTGATCTGCGAGATCATGAAGGACGACGGCAGCATGGCCCGGTTGCCCGACCTGATCGCCTTTGCCCAGCGGCACGGCCTGAAGATCGGCACGATCAGCGACCTGATCGCCTACCGTCGCCGCCATGACAACCTGATTGCCGAGCGCGGGCAGGCGCGCGTCACCTCGGCCCATGGCGGCGACTGGATGATGCGTATCTTTGCCGACGAGACGCATGGCGCCGAGCATCTGGTCCTGACCCGCGGCGATCTGACTGCGCCCGGCCCGGTCATGGTGCGGATGCATGCCCTCGATCCGATGCACGACGTGCTCGGGATCGCGCGCCCCTCGGCCGGGGATCTGCCGCAAGCCATGCGCATGATCGCTGAGGAGGGCCGTGGCGTGGTGGTCCTGCTGCGTGATGTCGAGCCGCGCGTCACCCGGCCGGGCGAGGTCTCGCCCCAGGTGCTGCGGCAATATGGCGTCGGGGCGCAGATCCTGTCGGCGCTCGGCCTGTCCGAGCTGATCGTCCTCAGCAATACCGATCGCAGCCGCGTGGTCGGGCTTGACGCCTACGGGCTTTCCATCCATTCCACCCGCCCTATACCTCAGACCGACCCCAAGGATTGA
- a CDS encoding 6,7-dimethyl-8-ribityllumazine synthase, translating to MAETAEHTSLPLPRIDGPVRLLIVCAPYYRRIADDLIAGARAMAADGGASVDLIEVPGALEIPPAIAIAARSERYDGYVALGCVIRGETTHYDTVCNDSSRGLTELGLAGFAIGNGILTVENMDQAAVRAAPDGQNKGGGAAAAALHLVALGRRWQGQSGRPDRRPAAHRDPFRLAVDLDGSSRS from the coding sequence ATGGCCGAGACTGCCGAGCATACCAGCCTGCCCTTGCCCCGGATCGACGGACCGGTGCGGCTGCTAATCGTCTGCGCGCCCTACTACCGCCGCATCGCGGACGATCTGATTGCCGGCGCGCGTGCCATGGCGGCCGATGGGGGCGCCTCGGTTGACCTGATCGAGGTGCCGGGGGCGCTGGAAATCCCGCCCGCAATCGCGATCGCAGCGCGGTCTGAGCGCTATGATGGCTATGTCGCGCTTGGCTGCGTCATCCGCGGCGAGACGACGCATTACGACACTGTCTGCAATGACAGCTCGCGCGGGCTGACGGAACTGGGGCTGGCCGGATTTGCCATCGGCAACGGCATCCTGACGGTCGAGAACATGGACCAGGCCGCTGTGCGCGCGGCACCGGACGGCCAGAACAAGGGTGGCGGCGCGGCCGCGGCGGCGCTGCATCTGGTGGCGCTCGGCCGCCGCTGGCAGGGCCAGTCCGGGCGTCCCGACCGACGCCCGGCGGCGCACCGCGACCCGTTCCGCTTGGCGGTCGATCTGGACGGAAGCAGCCGTTCATGA
- a CDS encoding MmcB family DNA repair protein: MPVTAANPVPDDPALPREAGQRLARGVTRLMREMHHAALTEFVPIPGLRVDVMALTPAGEVWIIECKSCRADFLADRKWQGYLEWCDRFFWATDCHFPTALLPEESGLIVADAYAAELVRPAPLTRLAAARRTRLTRDFARVAAWRVQAMLDPTGWSGS, translated from the coding sequence ATGCCAGTGACCGCAGCAAACCCCGTCCCCGACGACCCGGCGCTGCCGCGCGAGGCCGGTCAGCGCCTTGCCCGCGGCGTCACCCGGTTGATGCGCGAGATGCATCACGCCGCGCTGACCGAATTCGTCCCGATCCCGGGCCTGCGGGTCGATGTCATGGCCCTGACCCCAGCGGGCGAGGTCTGGATCATCGAGTGCAAGAGCTGCCGCGCCGATTTTCTGGCTGACCGAAAGTGGCAGGGTTACCTTGAGTGGTGCGACCGCTTTTTCTGGGCCACCGACTGCCATTTCCCGACCGCTCTGCTGCCTGAGGAAAGCGGCCTGATCGTGGCCGATGCCTATGCCGCCGAACTGGTTCGCCCGGCGCCCCTCACGCGGCTGGCGGCGGCGCGGCGCACGCGTCTGACGCGCGACTTTGCCCGGGTCGCCGCTTGGCGCGTGCAGGCGATGCTGGATCCTACGGGTTGGTCGGGAAGCTAG